GGGGAAATTCCTCCTGCCTGTTCCAGGAGGCTTTCAAAAGGCTCACAGCGTACACTCATCAGGAATGAACAATCCCCTTTTGTTCTCCTAGAGAACTCCTTGCACCCTTCAGAGGATCATGTTcccctttcctaaggcagagccctggtgaggaACTGACCGGGTTTCCGAAAGAAACCTCCTCTGTCAGGAACACAAGtcaaatccatggccaacagAGGACACGCTGGTATCCTGCTGGTCCgagtggagaggaaaaccaagcaggctcAGGGACATAACCCACCCCGCAGAGCACGATACggcactgagctgagctctcacaattactacggcaggctgtatcggggccaccGCTTGGGACTCCATCCATGCGAttcaaaatagacctgtccctcattctgcagagatcaaaggctttctgggccttgcccctgtggtcatgaagacactgaaaggcggctgctgccttccaccagctccagaccgagctctcaggctgccctcatgttcctctcctgtccaccctccacccaccccagctgatgaggttgaaaacacacctgggcaaaggggaggaggatttttcaaacatacctgTTCAGACCTTCGACCTTCTCTGGCTggctcttggtacctgctgaggtgcaagTAACAAGCATCTTGCTCGCTCGGGATcaagccaaaaactctgcgatctctgttccgtcaagatcgagagtgacaaaggcacagggagacccctggttttataccctgctgtgcccacctcagcgctgatgctgctttgtgacatcaacggcagtgggtgatgtcacaacggaagaggctgcgccacgtttggaggTGAAGTCCAGCCTGAcagcagcgggttttgcagtcctctctgcaagggaagaaatccttcacctTACAAAGATGGGAAACATagaggaacatgttactctcagaaaacagactgttaACCACTCTTCTTCTCGTTTACCGAAGTTCAGACAGTGTTagaaaacaactacaaaaaagtAAGATTCCTAGTCTTATTTTATGAACCACATTAAGTTAGCAGGACTTATTGAGAGGGCTTTGGACTAGATTTGAAGGGTGAGGGGATGAAACCAgatgtggcagaggcacagccaaGGGCGACATGCTGGCATCTGAGGGTAGTGCTAATGATGCCCTTCAGTCTGCCGAGCCAGTGCAATCaatggcccagctgaagtgcatctgtACGAATGCACGCAGCacaggcaacaaacaggaggagctggaagcccttgtgaggcagaaaaactatgatttaattgtcatcacagaaacatggtgggatgactctcacaactggagcgctgcaATGCATGGCTATAAAcacttcagaagggacaggcgaggaaggacAGGAGGTGGGGAAGTCATGTGTGTTAGGAACAGTTTTGATTGTTTGGAacttgatgagggtgatgatagGATTGAGTGTCTCTGGgtaagaatcaaggggaagggcaaccAGGCGGACATCCTAGGGGatggtctgttacagaccacccaaccaggatgaacaggcagaagaaatatttttcaggcagctgggagaagtctcctgATCAccagcccttgttcttatgggggacttcaacctaccagatgtctgctggaagtacaactcagcagagaggaagcagtctaggaggctcctggagcgtatggaagacaattcctgacacagctggtcagtgagcctgccagggaaggagccccactgcacctgttgtttgtaaatagagaaggactcattGGAGGTCGCCTTGGGTGTAGTGATCGTGAAATGATTTtctatccttggagaagttagaagggtggtcagcagaactgctactttggccTTCTAGGGCAGACTTGgatctgtttaggaggctggttggcagagtcccttgggaggcaaacctgaaggacaaagcagtccaggaaggctggtctgtcttcaagaaggtgatctcagaagcacaggagcagctgtccccatgtgccagaAGGTGAACTGTCGGGAAagaaggccagcctggctggagagagagagacaaccAAGAggtcaggcccagtcaacatgggtttgtgaaaggcaggtcctgatTGACCAACTTGATCTCctcctatgacaaggtgacccaactagtagagaagggaaaggctgtggatgttgtgcacttagacgtcagtaaagcctttgacactgtatcccacagcatctcctggagaagctgcagctcaagacctggatggtgtatctgcgatggataaagaactggctggagggccgggcccaaagagttgtggtgaacggagccaaacccagttggcggccggtcacaagtggtgtccccagggctcagtactggggctagttctgtttaatctctttttcaatGATCtagatgaggggatcgagtgcaccctcagtaagtttgcaggtgacaccaagttgggtgggagtttTGATCTGCAAGAGGGTAGGAAGGCTTTACAGAGGGTTCTGGAGCTGCTTGTTCATTTGGCTGAGGGcaattgtctgaggtttaacaaggccaagtgccaggtcctgcacttcggtcataacaatcccctgcaacactacaggtctgggaaagagtggctggaaaggtgcttggtggaaaaagacctgggggtgttgattgacagcagctgaacatgagccagcgtgtgtccaggtggccaaaaaggcccccagcatcctggcttgtatcaggaatagtgtggccagcaggcccagggcagtgactgggcactggtgaagccaaacctcgaatcctggggtcagttctggccccctcacaacaagaaagaccttgaggtgctggagcgagttcagagaaaggcaacaaagctggtgagggtctGGATCACAActcttatgaggagcggctgagggacatgaggctgtttagcctggaaaaaaagagactgaggggagaccttatcggtctctacaactacctgacaggaggttgtagcgtggtgggtgttggtctcttctcccaagcagcaagtgataggacaggaggaaatgttctctagttgtgccagggaaggttcaaactggatattaggagacatttcttcatggaaaaagttgtgaagcagtggaacaggctgcccagggaagtggtggaatcaccattcctggaggtgtttagaagacatttaattgggtttcttagggacgtggtttagtgctagagttgggatatgtttggactcgatgatcctgagggtctcttccagctgaaatttttctataattctattgacaaatcaaattcagggcggTTATTCCTTTTAGtgccagttacaggcctgcagtgttacgtgaggtgccaaggctctcgcacacccctacatgcactgggcagggacagcgatggtcctgtccagggcagccatccccatccacagtgagtgtgggacagacaccccagacagcactgcagacaggttcggtgcctttgtgcaagaaactcattcccacctctgaagcatcgcaagatctgtcccttctctatccaggagatgtagggcagcccatgaATAGGAAGCGCTTCACACCGCAGTATCCATGCAtatagcaacacttccaaatctcctttttttcttttcaccaaaccTGTTCTCAACTCCTTGATAAcataatcaaggaacagacaaaccattgtcaccttgggcctgtcagcagcaccttgtcattcctagagatcagtgacacgtctgcccaagtacctcaggggcagcagagacgccactgacaaaacacacgtttccttccaggtctgtcattcccagccctgtttctctctggccttggggacagcagggcttgctcactctcctgttgcccaatttcaaccctaactttccatctgccaagcactgtgacattgctctgctctgaagtcaaacctttgcacacatggggacctggattcttgagaccaaccagatttccctaagcctctcagagcttggccgggtgctacagctgaggtgccacagcccaactgtgcactgatgccctgagccaagggcacagccaggacaagctgcagcctgtgctgtttgacacccatggagtcaccgccaggcgtggtgggacaagtcacacagcttggggtgctgcaatggctgggtacaggcttttcaggagagacaggctggaagggtcagcagtgggattccctcagagtgaagaagttgctggGATGtgtggagctcctttatgtggggagtgacaagatgggttttcccttgtgagtgagggcaccaatgacaaagcctgtgggggcacatggccatgccccccaacaatctggtgccaccgaaagtggggcacagcagtcagggagaggcaccaggataaggaggagaaagcagcactgaaagactgtccTAGGgaaattgaaaattatttctttttgcttgaataaactctggatggaaccctgctactgctgccattttagtggcctcttcctgggctcaggagagtcctggaggctgaggccccttttctttagggggcaccgggggctccccgggcgagcggaccctgccctggctggaattggagggactgtggctgcagcagtccagggagagtccagaccttgagaaatttggggttcccccatcaggaatctctgaagttttaaaaggagaagcggccagtcctgtatcggggcaggagaataaccccatccatcaggacagagcaggacctgacacgctgagcagggaccctgaggagaagggcctgggcactacaagggccgccacacaagcccgtgctgcacgctcaccatgaccaaggcagctgcacacggggctgcatgaggaggagcgtggggacccagacacctggagttctcatcccattcggttcagcactggtgtgaccccacacacacgggtgtgtgccagcgtgcggctcccagtttggatagcagggaggaactggagagtgcagggctgtgccaaggcaggggtcaggaccttgtgcacatggtgtgggatgctgagggacctgggctgctctggcccagcagcgctggggaggctgcagcagtgtaggagtagcctgagagtgctggaagggtggtttcagagatggtggaggttttcttcatagtgggaaagagcacgagaaagaaatactcgcacaaagtgcagctggggaggtccaggctggacatgaggagaaaggaatgtgagtggaagggcagtgctgtgctggagcaggtcacccagagggagtctgcatcagcccagggctttgtgcttcaaggaacagctggggaggatggagagagatcagcaaaggaaggaagatgctcagacaagagcaaggtggggcagcaggggggatgtctccagcctgcagggcaagaggtgcaggggatgccacagcataggacaggctgtcgtggagatgatcaagggatgtaaagaggctgaaagcccccaacagacatgagccccttctccccttggctgtggctgttgtctccagctctgatgcctgtgaggagacaccttgtccttacagcacaggggcctcatggcctccttgtccccagccaggaacctgggaggtgtgggaccatagtcctgcccttggccttgcacagccccacatcacactgtcccaggaagggccctgggcaacgtgggagggacaggatctgccttcccagggctgggggtcagggcttggccctttggttaatgaaacacatccaggtttactcagcatcagagagaccttcaccttgcttttcctgacctgtcatctctgcctccagttttcttctctaaccagatcCTGGGGTCTGTATTTCCTCAGTAGcgttcctcagtgggacccagtaacattacaagaaactttggagtttgaatctgacttgggcttcttgagaggtttcttcagcttcctccagggtctgaggttcatggactcagcagcaaacccaccagaggggtcattaaagcgccttgggctgctcctgtgctgctgagctgggctgggctcctgggacacagggagctcatggcaagcggcagcgctgcagagagacagctctgcccaggagcagctcctctgcaaagcgcagcagggctgagggctctgcctggggatctcagggagacgagcaaggcagagagagatgaaaggtggtcaggatggggaggatgactgagagctcactggaggagaaatctttgcagcccttgccatggtaagtctgtgggtgcagggcaatgcagctgcagctcctggaggcatgtcctcaagttagcacaggcacagcttgagggatctgaaaggaggaggctcttggcaggcaattttgaacagctgtgaagctggttgagcacccaggggtgcccagggctgtcctgcagagcagggtccctgcaccccagggctgtgccggggcagggactctgccgcctgccagggtcagcactcagcctgcccggggagatccccacggtgctgtggggagaagctgtggaggGAACgagcgacccctatcagggcaggaaatgtgcttctgctgtggagaggatgctgtgtgggtcagtGCTGCTCACAGCTTCAGATCACCCGCAGGACTTTTCCGAGGGGatgcctcaaagagaagatcaatgcaaggattaccagacagatagggagcttttctttgcctttctatACAGTTTCCTAACCCAAcggttggggggtgcaggaaaggataaaatgaagatgagctctcatgcttaaacaagtcactgagactcctgaactgcaactcagagtcttcagtacatctgccagaagcctcataacatcccttcagctgctgctctgcctgtgcacagcaccagcatcacattggctatacctgtcagccttagtctgacctgtcctgttttccaacctgcaaacaggaagatgcccccaggcagtgccctgtgaacaggcaggatctgtagggccagggtgaaggcacagagggtgggatggtctgtgagtgctgacagggaagagacatggacagggaaactgttcccagggggagaatctccaggaagcagggaaatgatcagaaatgagaggaaactaaactcagaattgttatcagagggagaacacagaaaaatcgATATGATCCcttgcagtgcagatccctcctgtgagcagccccctcgcctcctctcccacccagcaaagcctctgccctcagggccgggggctccaaggcatgaagcagctcctgtgcagccagagctccagttccctctgcagagcacaggggctgagagcagctgcccggcaatgctggtgtgtgggaggtggctgcacagctggggaagggtgacgctgtctgagtgcccggctgcctctgccctggcctctctcacacccaccctcaccgcagtttccttcttgctccactgctctgggtcactgttggtgtgatctggttcttgctgtcaggctctctggggatgggagtttcagctgcagagtcacagcctgatcttgtgggtcctttcctgcagctgtgtccatgggaacacgtgtcccagctttgctctgacctgtggggctatgggcaatgcagtctgtggggcagTGGAatgagcattatctgaattccccacagagaagtgcagagatgctatgatggaggaagtgctgctgggtttgtgaaatgagccgtgtgtgtcctgggatagaagtggggtgctgagaccttaggaaagggtgagacatgtcgaggtctgaggtgggtccctctgctctcagcagtgcccagtggcttttcagggtgacatggcagtgtgatcagcctccatctcagaaaggtgccagcccagggcagctggagcaagacagagggacagagcagctgccctcactctgcactgacccacaggcatcctctggtctcgcaggactcgctctgttctccctgagtgcagcagaaatgctgagggtttctgacacccaacaacacttcccagagtgggaggggagaaggagctgtagaaacgccaaacctctcaaactcagtttctcaggtctgggggtacagatgctgacagtcccttctgcagcaggagcggttccatctgacaaagctgaaccccaggactggcccctgccccacccatcacacaggctcaggctgactcctcaagagcccctgggcagagaccctgctcttcattgcacactcatcaagcaccgaccagggctccagccagaacgttctcctggaaaaagaaaagggtctctttgtgggagggtctgtgggaaatgactTTGGTTTTTCCCATACAAGTCTCATCtgaaccgtcactgtcttttcctccttgcacaggtcctcatgcccagagacagcaaatgtccaacagcagctccatcacccagttcctcctcctggcgttcacagacacatgggagctgcagctcttgcacttctggctcttcctgggcatctacctggctgccctcctgggcaacggcctcatcatcaccaccatagcctgtgaccagcacctccacacccccatgtacttcttcctgctcaacctcgccctcctcgacctgggctccatctccatcaccgtccccaaatccatggccaactccctcTGGGACACAAGGGCCATCTCCTGCACAGGATGTGCTGTACAGCTCTTTTCGTTTGCCTTCTTGATAGTAGCAGAGTATTATAtactcaccatcatgtcctatgaccgctacgttgccatctgcaaacccctgctctacgggaccctcctgggcagcagagcttgtgtccacatggcagcagctgcctgggccagtgggtttctcaatgctctgctgcacacggccaatacattttcactgccactgtgcaagggcaatgccctggagcagttcttctgtgaaatcccacagatcctcaagctctcctgctcagatgcctacctcagggaacttgggcttattgtggttagtgcctgtttagtttttatgtgttttgtgttcattgtgctgtcctacgtgcagatcttgagggccgtgctgaggatcccctctgagcagggacggcacaaagcctttgccacgtgcctccctcacctggccgtggtctccctgtttgtcagcaccattatgtttgcctacctgaagcccccctccatctcctccccatccctggacctggtggtgtctgttctgtactcggtggtgcctccagcagtgaaccccctcatctacagcatgaggaaccaggagctcaaggatgccctgtggaaactcatatcttactgttttctgaaacaataaactgcccatctgcttctgaaTAGGAATTGTAATGTAACTAATTAGAGATACAGCCTGTCATCTGTATTATATGTTATTGattgtttttttattgtgataatgttgtcatcccctttctaattctctgtctgcttttctttcataaccaCTAGTGTAAATCAGGAGCCATGCTCTCTTTccctttaaacaaaataaatgtgtctgtagtgacttgtttttcattatatccttcctgcaaggccttttggagctgcagggacagttcctgtgtgcatgggaggaggggaaaagagtccagcctggcagccctgccagggatcaccagcgcttggccttccagagctgttctcgttccactcccacactctccttctcatcccttgtggtggtgcaaggcctgagtgctctggcagcctggtcaccgtcctgctgtgtgtgagtcctgtgagcgcaggcagggacaggccatgggcactgctgtgacagagctggcctcacaacagcctttccataatgaaggtgatctcctatgggcagggc
This genomic interval from Caloenas nicobarica isolate bCalNic1 chromosome 28, bCalNic1.hap1, whole genome shotgun sequence contains the following:
- the LOC135999476 gene encoding olfactory receptor 14J1-like, encoding MSNSSSITQFLLLAFTDTWELQLLHFWLFLGIYLAALLGNGLIITTIACDQHLHTPMYFFLLNLALLDLGSISITVPKSMANSLWDTRAISCTGCAVQLFSFAFLIVAEYYILTIMSYDRYVAICKPLLYGTLLGSRACVHMAAAAWASGFLNALLHTANTFSLPLCKGNALEQFFCEIPQILKLSCSDAYLRELGLIVVSACLVFMCFVFIVLSYVQILRAVLRIPSEQGRHKAFATCLPHLAVVSLFVSTIMFAYLKPPSISSPSLDLVVSVLYSVVPPAVNPLIYSMRNQELKDALWKLISYCFLKQ